A window of Rhododendron vialii isolate Sample 1 chromosome 13a, ASM3025357v1 contains these coding sequences:
- the LOC131313593 gene encoding exosome complex component RRP4 homolog, with protein MRGLQVSLNQTQKIRLQRALEKLESFSSKSNPNASVTVADTIPVNYEDGVLKGHGTSELDGEVVATLCGVVERVNKLVYVRTLRARYKPEIGDIIVGRVIEVAPKRWRLEINFSQDAVLMLSSMNLPDGIQRRRTAVDELNMRSIFEENDVVCAEVRGFQHDGSLHLQARSQKYGKLERGQLLTVSPYLVKRRKQHFHHIEQYGIDLILGCNGFIWVGEHVEARDDMIVEDQATKSEQQYATTSMYPTSLEQEERTYTPLETRQNICRTANAVRVLSTLGFSINVEVIMEMVNLSSSLNLDIHEMLGAEFCVLVAEGEAERRSLKKKKG; from the exons atgagggggTTACAGGTATCGTTGAATCAAACGCAGAAGATAAGACTTCAGAGAGCTCTGGAAAAGCTCGAGTCTTTCTCCTCCAAGTCCAACCCTAATGCCTCCGTCACCGTCGCCGATACTATCCCCGTCAACTACGAAGACGGCGTCCtcaa GGGACACGGAACCTCAGAACTTGACGGCGAAGTGGTTGCGACACTCTGTGGGGTGGTTGAACGTGTTAACAAGCTCGTCTACGTTCGCACTTTGAGGGCCAG GTACAAGCCCGAGATCGGGGACATCATCGTAGGACGTGTTATTGAG GTTGCTCCAAAGCGATGGAGATTGGAGATAAATTTTAGCCAAGATGCAGTTCTAATGCTTTCTTCAATGAACTTACCTGATGGCATTCAG AGGCGGCGAACAGCAGTTGATGAGCTCAACATGCGCAGCATTTTTGAAGAGAACGATGTTGTTTGT GCCGAAGTTCGTGGTTTCCAGCATGATGGAAGCTTGCACCTGCAAGCAAGAAGCCAGAAGTATGGAAAG CTTGAAAGAGGACAATTACTTACAGTCTCTCCTTATCTAGTCAAGAGGCGGAAACAACATTTCCACCACATAGAACAATACGGTATTGACCTGATACTTGGCTGCAATGGATTCATCTGGGTTGGGGAACATGTTGAAGCTAGAGATGATATGATAGTAGAGGATCAAGCTACTAAATCTGAGCAACAGTATGCCACAACCAGTATGTATCCAACGAGTCTCGAACAAGAAGAACGAACTTACACGCCGTTGGAGACTAGGCAAAATATATGCAGGACTGCAAATGCTGTTCGTGTCTTGTCTACTTTAGGCTTTAGTATTAATGTAGAAGTGATCATGGAGATGGTTAATTTGAGCAGCTCTTTAAATCTAGATATACATGAGATGCTTGGGGCAGAATTCTGTGTTCTGGTTGCCGAGGGAGAGGCTGAAAGGCGGAgcttgaagaaaaagaaagggtga
- the LOC131313598 gene encoding probable galacturonosyltransferase-like 4, giving the protein MAFLRISSSFPLLGLLSLSLLLTTTTSLTTTTTGIRLSIIRKPTPNVPIFREAPAFRNGETCGSPAADPIHVSMTLDANYLRGTMAAVLSILQHSTCPENVMFHFLCSRLEPEIHSSIKSTFPYLSFRVYRFDPNRVRGKISKSIRQALDQPLNYARIYLADIIPVEVKRVIYLDSDIVMVDDIAKLWGVDLGDKVLAAPEYCHANFTRYFTDAFWSDPEFAGTFGNRQPCYFNTGVMVVDVDKWRQGGYTQKVEDWMVVQKQKRIYHLGSLPPFLLVLAGNIKAIDHRWNQHGLGGDNIEGKCRSLHPGPISLLHWSGKGKPWLRLDSRKPCTVDHLWAPYDLYRSSKHTFEE; this is encoded by the exons ATGGCCTTCCTGAGGATTTCCTCTTCCTTCCCACTTCTCGGCctcctgtctctctctctcctcctcaccaccaccacctccctgaccaccaccaccaccggcatCCGCCTCAGCATCATCCGAAAACCCACCCCGAATGTCCCCATCTTCCGCGAAGCCCCAGCGTTCCGCAACGGCGAGACGTGCGGGTCCCCCGCCGCCGACCCGATTCACGTCTCCATGACCCTCGACGCCAATTACCTCCGGGGCACCATGGCCGCCGTGCTATCCATCCTGCAGCACTCCACGTGTCCCGAAAACGTCATGTTCCATTTCCTCTGTTCCCGGCTGGAACCCGAGATACATTCCAGCATCAAGTCGACATTTCCTTACCTCAGTTTCCGGGTGTACCGGTTTGATCCGAACCGGGTTCGGGGCAAGATATCGAAATCGATTCGCCAGGCTTTGGACCAGCCGTTGAATTACGCGAGGATTTATTTGGCTGATATTATTCCGGTTGAGGTTAAGAGGGTGATTTACCTGGATTCTGATATTGTTATGGTGGATGATATTGCTAAGCTGTGGGGAGTGGATTTGGGGGACAAAGTATTGGCTGCACCGGAATATTGCCATGCAAATTTCACCAG GTACTTCACAGACGCGTTCTGGTCCGACCCGGAATTTGCGGGCACATTCGGAAACAGACAGCCATGTTACTTCAACACAGGGGTAATGGTGGTGGATGTGGATAAATGGAGACAAGGTGGTTACACCCAGAAAGTTGAGGACTGGATGGTGGTTCAGAAGCAAAAGAGGATTTACCATCTGGGTTCATTGCCACCATTCTTGCTTGTTTTGGCTGGAAACATAAAGGCCATTGATCACAGGTGGAACCAGCATGGCCTTGGGGGTGATAACATTGAAGGGAAATGCAGGAGTTTGCACCCTGGTCCCATTAGTTTGCTCCATTGGAGTGGAAAAGGGAAGCCTTGGTTGAGATTGGACTCGAGAAAACCCTGCACCGTCGATCATCTTTGGGCCCCTTACGATCTATACCGTTCATCCAAACATACTTTCGAAGAATAG
- the LOC131313597 gene encoding uncharacterized protein LOC131313597 — MNFWRSILSEDPDPPLNDNSHNSPPESPTNPPQQPDNDDHHNHSDQAPPSSNTGTGSGWDFGGLIKTIATRSESVIETYRRDLKEFQSGLQKETEAFREAAGHVVKDLPASIDGVWKSTAEIISHGKETLLAPSDSESDSSSLNLSNRGLSSNKYSRFNAQLQSIQSDLNTYCEEPEDLEDYAKWKLGFVLEDKSEEIRACVEENGNMEGIYNRVVPDVVDRDSFWFRYFYKVDKLKQQENVRANLVKRAISTDMDEELTWDVEDEDNNDDEETSGLSKGNEVGNKDLGIKKVSEVVMENKELGSEEVREVVKEGSGINEEEVGMSKIVEGNVGNVNKVSVVEISVKDEEQISEVNVGESVSVSDEKVDLEGKVDSVDSCKDSDVSIVSTQPSLPEEEDLGWDEIEDLGSVDGKKERNDGSPNVSELRKRLSAADEDEDLNWDIEDDDDGAVSKPDSK; from the coding sequence ATGAATTTCTGGAGATCCATTCTGTCAGAGGACCCGGATCCTCCACTGAACGACAACTCCCATAACTCCCCACCCGAATCCCCCACAAACCCACCTCAACAACCCGACAACGAcgaccaccacaaccactcagATCAGGCGCCTCCCAGTTCCAACACCGGTACCGGTAGCGGGTGGGACTTCGGAGGTCTAATCAAGACCATCGCAACCCGATCCGAATCCGTCATCGAGACCTACCGCCGCGACCTCAAGGAATTCCAGTCGGGTCTCCAGAAGGAAACGGAGGCGTTCCGCGAGGCTGCCGGCCACGTCGTGAAGGATCTCCCCGCCTCGATCGACGGCGTGTGGAAATCGACGGCCGAGATCATCTCGCACGGTAAGGAAACCCTACTCGCACCCTCCGATAGCGAATCGGATTCCAGTTCGTTGAATTTAAGTAATCGGGGCTTGAGTTCTAATAAGTACAGTAGATTTAATGCGCAATTGCAGTCGATTCAGAGTGATTTGAATACTTACTGCGAAGAACCGGAGGATTTAGAAGATTATGCGAAGTGGAAATTAGGGTTTGTGTTGGAGGATAAGAGTGAGGAAATTAGGGCTTGTGTTGAAGAAAATGGGAATATGGAGGGTATTTATAATAGGGTTGTGCCGGATGTGGTTGATCGCGATTCATTTTGGTTTCGGTATTTCTATAAGGTGGATAAGCTTAAGCAACAGGAGAATGTGAGAGCTAATCTTGTTAAGCGAGCGATTTCAACTGACATGGATGAGGAATTGACTTGGGATGTGGAGGATGAGGACAACAACGATGATGAAGAGACTAGTGGGCTGTCGAAAGGAAATGAGGTGGGAAATAAGGATTTGGGTATTAAAAAAGTGTCCGAAGTTGTGATGGAAAATAAGGAATTGGGTAGTGAAGAAGTGCGCGAAGTTGTGAAGGAGGGGAGTGGGATTAATGAAGAAGAAGTTGGGATGTCTAAGATTGTTGAGGGCAATGTGGGTAATGTGAATAAGGTAAGTGTTGTGGAAATAAGTGTTAAAGACGAGGAGCAAATTTCTGAAGTGAATGTTGGTGAGTCGGTATCGGTATCTGATGAGAAGGTGGATTTAGAAGGGAAGGTTGATAGTGTTGATTCTTGTAAAGATAGTGATGTTTCGATTGTGTCGACTCAGCCGTCATTGCCTGAGGAGGAAGACCTTGGGTGGGATGAGATTGAGGATCTCGGTAGCGTtgatggaaagaaagaaaggaatgaTGGGAGCCCCAATGTATCTGAACTGAGGAAGAGGCTGAGCGCGGCAGATGAGGATGAGGATTTGAATTGGgatattgaagatgatgatgatggggcTGTCTCAAAGCCTGACTCCAAGTAG